The following proteins come from a genomic window of Chlamydiales bacterium:
- the efp gene encoding elongation factor P, whose translation MAQVNTSEFRSGLKIEIEGQPYMIVKNEFVKPGKGQAFNRVRMKHLLTGRVIEKTFKSGETFEEADVRESEMRLLYIDTGEATFMDDETYDQMTISLEKIEDMKKWLVEDVIYKIVFYKNEPVTVEPPTFMELEIIETHPGIRGDTSAGRVLKPATISTGALIQVPIFIEQGEIIKIDTRNGEYVSRVNK comes from the coding sequence ATGGCTCAAGTCAATACAAGTGAATTTCGTAGTGGTTTGAAAATTGAAATAGAAGGACAACCCTACATGATTGTGAAGAATGAATTTGTCAAACCAGGGAAAGGGCAAGCATTTAATCGTGTTCGGATGAAACATTTATTAACAGGGCGTGTGATAGAAAAAACATTTAAGTCAGGTGAAACATTCGAAGAAGCTGATGTGCGTGAATCTGAGATGCGTCTCTTATATATTGATACAGGAGAGGCGACTTTTATGGATGATGAAACTTATGATCAAATGACGATTTCTCTTGAAAAAATTGAAGATATGAAAAAATGGCTAGTAGAGGATGTGATATATAAAATTGTTTTTTATAAAAATGAACCCGTCACTGTAGAACCTCCTACCTTTATGGAATTAGAAATTATAGAGACTCATCCTGGGATCCGTGGAGATACAAGTGCTGGCCGTGTCCTAAAACCAGCTACTATCTCAACAGGTGCTCTGATCCAAGTCCCGATTTTTATTGAACAGGGAGAAATTATAAAAATTGATACACGTAATGGGGAATATGTCTCTCGAGTTAACAAATAG
- a CDS encoding amino acid--tRNA ligase-related protein, with product MSLELTNRVALLRDRSVMLSHTRTFFAEREVIEVDVPILSRYGSVDPHIELIEAICLGERVFLHSSPEYGMKRLLSEGIGDIYQISHVFRNEEKGAYHTPEFTMIEWYRCGFLFEQMVEETLAFIHLFFSKKPIFTYFSYRELFLHYLGYYPESQKDRDRLLAFEIEPHLDATVITDFPPEEAALSEIQNGIALRFEVFYKGLELANGYYELRDQEEQRKRLEHNNQERLSLGKKIYPIDPLFLEALGRGLPQCCGVAVGFDRLMMLRHDIDTIDQILPFEWEKSE from the coding sequence ATGTCTCTCGAGTTAACAAATAGAGTGGCTCTTTTACGTGATCGCTCGGTGATGCTTAGCCATACACGTACATTTTTTGCTGAGAGAGAGGTCATAGAAGTAGATGTGCCTATTTTAAGTAGATATGGTTCTGTTGATCCTCACATTGAATTGATTGAGGCCATCTGTTTAGGAGAAAGAGTCTTTTTGCATAGTTCACCAGAATATGGAATGAAGCGTCTTTTATCAGAAGGAATTGGCGATATCTATCAAATTTCACATGTTTTTCGTAATGAAGAAAAGGGTGCATACCATACGCCAGAATTCACAATGATTGAATGGTATCGCTGTGGCTTCTTGTTTGAGCAAATGGTGGAAGAGACGCTCGCATTTATTCATCTTTTTTTTTCTAAAAAACCTATCTTCACATATTTTAGTTATCGAGAACTGTTTTTGCATTATCTTGGATATTATCCAGAATCTCAAAAAGATAGAGATCGTCTTTTGGCTTTTGAGATTGAACCCCATCTTGATGCAACAGTCATCACTGATTTCCCTCCTGAAGAAGCTGCCCTTTCTGAGATTCAAAACGGAATTGCCTTGCGTTTTGAAGTTTTTTACAAAGGATTAGAGTTAGCAAACGGGTATTATGAACTGCGTGATCAAGAAGAACAAAGGAAACGATTAGAACATAATAACCAAGAGCGTCTTTCCTTGGGGAAAAAGATCTATCCTATTGATCCTTTATTTTTGGAGGCTTTAGGTAGAGGATTACCTCAATGCTGTGGAGTAGCGGTGGGTTTCGATCGATTAATGATGTTGCGTCATGATATCGATACAATTGATCAGATTCTTCCTTTTGAATGGGAGAAGAGTGAATGA
- a CDS encoding AMP nucleosidase, whose product MSFYEIDPHEAEIARDTLERYSGSEIDRFGSYLLITNFHRYIRTFAETYQVPLMEGSMFTAAHAPEHNISIIDFKLGSAAAALIVDLCSFLPRVKSALMLGMCGGLRRHYHVGDYFIPLAAIRGDGTSDFYFPPEVPALGNFLMQKAATDILDEDRAPYHIGITHTTNIRFWEFNEAFKAQLIQTKAQAIEMECATLFAAGYRRKLPLGALLLISDLPLIRDGIKTKQSAKHIFDTYTSDHLEKGVRTIYLMKKMLKHKAKGAFRGKSAKTDI is encoded by the coding sequence ATGAGTTTTTACGAAATTGATCCGCATGAAGCAGAAATTGCACGTGATACATTAGAACGGTATTCAGGGTCAGAAATTGACCGATTTGGCTCCTATCTTTTAATTACAAATTTTCATCGCTATATTCGTACCTTTGCGGAAACTTACCAAGTTCCTTTGATGGAAGGATCTATGTTTACTGCTGCTCATGCTCCAGAACATAATATTAGTATTATCGATTTTAAACTTGGTTCAGCAGCTGCAGCACTGATTGTTGATTTATGTTCCTTTCTTCCTAGAGTAAAATCTGCATTGATGTTGGGCATGTGCGGTGGACTACGACGCCATTATCATGTGGGTGACTATTTTATTCCTTTAGCTGCTATCCGTGGAGATGGAACTTCAGATTTTTACTTTCCTCCTGAGGTCCCTGCTTTGGGAAATTTTCTTATGCAAAAAGCAGCTACAGATATTCTTGATGAAGATCGTGCGCCTTACCATATTGGGATCACCCATACGACAAATATCCGTTTTTGGGAATTTAATGAAGCCTTTAAAGCACAACTTATTCAAACAAAAGCCCAAGCAATTGAAATGGAATGTGCCACTCTTTTTGCAGCTGGTTATCGACGTAAACTTCCTTTAGGAGCTCTTCTTCTGATTTCGGATCTCCCTCTCATCCGAGATGGTATCAAAACGAAACAGAGTGCTAAGCATATTTTTGACACCTATACAAGCGATCATTTAGAAAAAGGAGTTCGTACAATTTATCTGATGAAAAAAATGCTCAAACACAAAGCTAAAGGAGCATTTCGTGGAAAATCAGCTAAAACTGATATTTAA
- a CDS encoding HAD family phosphatase, with amino-acid sequence MKIGFLFDNDGVLIDSRELHWESWMRLMEEDPTFKITRKEFIESFGKCNDLILQTSFPHVSKIQHIEWAKQKEKFFRTFAFNNLSLLPGMEAFLQKVITAAIPHTIASSAPRENLEMCLNSTPLGRYFDSYLSGEEVEHGKPAPDIFIAAAKQLGYSPCDCVVFEDAPAGITAGRTAGAFVVALETTHKREALFGYDLIYSSTEKLDLEEILDAFIKKQK; translated from the coding sequence ATGAAGATTGGGTTCTTATTCGATAATGATGGTGTGTTGATCGATAGTCGTGAATTGCATTGGGAATCTTGGATGCGTTTGATGGAAGAAGATCCAACATTTAAAATCACCCGCAAGGAGTTTATTGAAAGTTTTGGAAAATGTAATGATCTTATTTTACAGACTTCTTTCCCTCATGTGTCTAAAATACAGCATATAGAGTGGGCAAAGCAAAAAGAAAAATTTTTTCGCACATTTGCCTTTAACAACCTCTCTCTCTTACCTGGTATGGAAGCTTTTTTACAGAAAGTCATTACGGCGGCTATTCCTCATACGATTGCTTCTTCAGCGCCAAGGGAAAATTTAGAGATGTGTCTAAATTCAACACCACTAGGTCGTTATTTTGATAGTTATCTATCTGGAGAAGAGGTAGAACATGGTAAACCCGCTCCTGATATATTTATTGCTGCAGCCAAACAGCTAGGGTATAGCCCTTGTGATTGTGTCGTATTTGAAGATGCACCAGCCGGCATTACAGCAGGACGCACAGCAGGGGCTTTTGTTGTAGCCCTTGAAACGACTCATAAGAGAGAAGCATTGTTTGGCTATGATCTAATTTATTCTTCTACGGAAAAATTGGATTTAGAAGAAATTTTAGATGCTTTTATCAAAAAACAGAAGTAA